gtactgtgtacgaatgtagcactcacaccaATGCTGATGGCGAACGCGGAGGGCGGCGCGGCGCACGGGTTGGTGTCTAAAAAACACTATTGCGACGCGCCTTGCGGctaacttcaagaacgactatttaattggcgcggactataACATGCATTGAGGCTAATTCTGGTGTAGGTACAGAGATACAGAGGTCCGACGCTTTTGCTCTCGTGGTAAATGTCCCTTCAACATAGGGCCATGTTGCTGTTGTCTAGGCTTGTCtagacggcttcgtcgaacctctgtatgtAATAACTAATATGATGTCCTTACTCTGTGACGGAAGTGTACAGTTTCGGCGCGTGAGGCACTGTAGTAAGCGCGTGTGTTGTGCAGGAGGCGCGACGGCGGCGCCCCCTGCTAAGCGGCCCAACAAGCACCCGGCGCCCATGCAGCGGCCGTCGCGCGAGCAGTACGCCGCCATGTGCGCGCGCGCGCAGGCCACCGGCCAACCGCTGCCCGCACACGTTTTCGCACATGTAAGTCTTTTTAGAgattctattactaagcctgcgctgtcggtccgtccgtccgtctgtctgtcagtgggctgtatctcgtaaaccgttataggtagagagtagaaattttcacagaatgtgtacagtacgcggccaaaagtgatgtacaacggcctttagaataacgtctcggctttgtagagcgttgtctctggcactcatacctatatgacgttttgtcggtctcaacaacagggtAAACGCTCTGCAaacctgctatctccttctaatggtcgatgtacaatactttctaATGCTGTTCCAACAACAAatgataaaattttcaaaatagacgccatgaaaattaaaaaaaataaagtgttatttcttgtatgatggtacggaaccctttgtgtgcgaatccgactcgcacttgactggttttattttatattgcaaAACTAGTTTATTCGCCAGGATTCACTCGGATGGATCTTGTCAGATTGCCAGATTAGCTATCCCAGTAGTTTTTATTTCATCAAATGAAACATTAACAATTATTCATGGTAATTAATGGTAAATAATATTGAAGTTTAGTTTGAAACCTGATTACTTAGAAGATAAtacaaatgttttaattttttgtacctacttaatccaaatgtttatttttgttgGAGCAGGTAAACGGCAAACCGACAAACTTGACCGGGCGCGGCGGTCGGCGCCACGTCATTTCATGGATGGACGCTCCCGACGACCTCTACTTCAGAGCCACAGAGGCTGCCAAGTAGGTTTTTGACTTTGGGCTATATATTAATCGacaataattatactttttaaTCAACTACCTATACAATTAATGTATTATTTTGATTAGTTAGTTTCAATCAACCCTTGAAAGTTAGACTTGTTACGCGCTTCTCTATACAAACACCGATTGTTCTTTTATCTGTTGTTCTAGATCTAAAATAAAAAGCCAGATATCGATTTATGTTTCCATTATCTATGTCtgaaaataatagttaaaattaTATTCATTTTGAAAGTTATGGCATGACTTTATGGCTCTTGAAACATGTTTACTTTAGGCCAAACTTTGAGGCTCCTTTGTGTGTAAATAAACTATGTTTCGCTAACATTgtataggtcgatgtacattattttctgccgcgcactgtaaaCAGAAGTTTCAGTTGGAGTTGTGTTGCAGGGCCGCGCGGCGGACGCTGAGCGGCGGCGAgctgcggcgcggcgcgcgcgcgccgtGGCGGGCGctgcgcggcgcggcgggcgcgggcgccaaggtggcggcgggcgcggcgccgcTGCAGCTGGTGATCCTGGACTGACAGgagccgcgcccgccgccgccgcaccCCTACACCATGGAGGCGCTGCTCGGCTGAGCTGCGCCGCTGTATATTGCCGTGTACAGAGCCCGAGGCCCCGCCCCGAACGCGAGATTGTATTTTTGGTAATCGAATCGCCGACGACGGATTCtgtagataatattttaaactataTTGTTCTTATGTGGTTTGATCTGGCGATGAGCGAATAATGTATTTGATACATAAAACGATATGTAAGTCTATTTCATTCGGAGATTCATTGTaggataatttacaatttttttcataaataaagcACAAATTGGAATACTGCGTATTTTATTTCTGTGTATGTCTTTTATTCATCCACCTTTCTTACTAAAGCCTGGAATCGACTTGAGGCGCGCCGAATCGAACCAAAACGCGTTGATTGAAATGACACTCGATTCGGTGCGTCGCTATGCTTTCTATAATATTCCTTGCagaaaataactattattttcaAAGCCCtgtctatttataaataaataaataaaacgtttatttttcaatcatctagttacacacatacatgggtttgatcttgaacaatttgTGTGCTTAATATTaagaatgttacaagatcaagaactggctatcctagctagatttttagatctgtgttattTACTTCAGAGATTTTTATATAACCAAACTTTGTTAGCAATAAAGTGCAAACGGACTTATGCTGCGCTGCGCAACGCGACGCGGCATgtcaaatatagtttatatggaGCAAGGCTCTGTCGAGTCGCGTCCCGCCGGGCAGTGCAGCGTAAGTGCGATTGGACCATTAAAATAAAACgacgtattttaaaaagttatatttattcGAGTACATAACTACATCTTAATATAAATGGATAATAACTATTATTCCGCAAGATAAATATGTTTTAAGTTGATTTTAAGACACCTGCGTCGTCACATAACACTTTATACGAAAAGCGCTATCACAATgatgattacaaaataaatgattgcatagaaaaatatttatatttgcaACAACAGCGGCACACTCGCGGGACGAAACTGAGATAATTAATTTTCCAAGAACTCCtacataaatacaataaaaatatattttcaatggCACATGTGTGTACTTTTTGttgtagtttttataatatCTCTCAGATGCATTACACTGGAGACACTCATaaagtcataactcataacgtGTGACCACCTACACAACAATATACTACCTAATACCaatatagtgcgcgcaaaacaagtagcccactctgaacacgaggcgtatgactGCACATTGTACATAAACAGATCTTGGTTCaggttgcaacttcagattggactacttgtttggGTGCATACTATACCTGACGTGATATGTTGTCAGATGAAGGTAGTCTTTCTGAGCACGACACAACAAGATACGACCATTTGATTTGCCTCAACACTCGCGGCGCGGCGTTTCAAcatctctctaaactaaactaatttaacaggtctaaatctagtgctttccttttccgcaagcagcattatgaaagggatagcaatagatttagacgtgatattttagtttagtttagagattgtgtacaaaagaattagccacattgttatactacctaaacacaatccaataccaataaccttttgtctcattttgtagttttagtgatttagtatttttcaaacccacaatgtatagcgtgcaaaactcgggtctaAAACCCcgtctacgacgcggcattgactccgagtggcctacttccgaaacgttcgttgacctctagcgtcagtcagatgttttatttgcaatatatcgtggaattttattttttcgcggtttcatatcactgatcatcagtaatatcacctgtcttcgtttttgccagcgttctggttacaccattTATATGCTTAGTGCATTATCGTAATTAGTTTTATAAGTGTCtcatgtacatattatataggactttataaattatacaaggagacttaaataaatagattaaatctaaatagattacaaatgttacaaattatttgAAACAACTTAATTGCAAAACTCAATGATTTATTCAAACCTTGGCTGTATCACGTTTGGTCGATATAAAAAATACAGCAAAAATGTATTAGACAAAAATACAACTCAATTCTTGTTCTCTTATTATGGTCCATAACTCACTACGATTCGTCACCAAGTACGATATAGCAGGCAAACGCATAAATATTGTGGTTTggacaatttaatttataaatatgtagTATATAATTTGCagaaggtacataatatataccatCATCTATTTCAGTGACTATAtttcttataaattaatataataggttaaaaacttattttaattaaccTAATGTAATTCTATTAGATTCACGAGGATTTGAATTTTATCAAATCTATTATAGATTTAATCTAATACAATATATTAAATAACCATGTCTATGCAACGCTACTAACTCCAACAATAAAAAGAAGCGCAGCCGagacatatagtacgcgacaggtcgacatgccaattggggaggtaacgcctcgcacatccgcacagccgtcgcgctaacctagtgcgggcgagcgcgggtgtgccgAGTATCCCCCcaactcataccccgattgtcatcccAACCTGacacggactataggtacaggTTAAATGTTGACAAATTAAAAATGTCAGTTCCATCCCAGTGATAACATTGATATAAGTTGTTCCCTTACTTTACTCAAGAGTTTAATTGAGCAGGTTCTGTTACAGCTACATTTACACTAAGTCAACTTTGTTGGCGGACAACGCTCGATACAATAGGCCTCTCCGATTACAACACTTATTTTTTTACACAATTCCATAAACGATTAAAAATTAGTTCAGAATTCAGTCCCTTACCATTCGTTTAACTGTCCTTATATTACATAACCCCATACTATAATTGCAGTTGCACTAGCTCTACGTTATAATCTCAAAGCCTTTCGATCGCGCGGCCCCGCGCGAGGCCGCGGTGTCGGGCTCCACGTAACCTACCGCGAGACTCCGAGTCGCCCTGCTCGCCGTAAATACTCGATACAAAAATACTGTACAATTACAATAACTATTCATTATTCGAAGGTAATAAACTCTCGCCGAAGTGAATCGTACGCCGCGGACGCGGGCCCGCTCTCCTCGACAACACACCATTCACAAATTATATACAATGTCTTTTAATATACATGTTACATAAACACACATACAAATTTGATCCCAAAAACTGTAGTCTTTACCTcgtttattttctaaattaaataatgagATCGAGATATAACATCATTATTGAATTTTGCTGGATATGGACCCAAATATTTTCTCCACCTAATTTATGAATATATCAAAACTGGGTACGAACAATCGTGAAATCGTTGAAATGGCAGTATCCTATTatagttactttttattataaaaaaccagGAAATTTTTATCAGGTAATACTTTTCATTCATAAATATGTTCATATCTTCATTTATTTCAAGGCACTGTTCGTTAACAATCGATAACTGTGTTTTTGTTTCCATTAGATCTTAGCAAGCTTACTCTAAAATAATAgccaatattaaaatatttaatttgcaGCTCAAACAGCTCGTATGAAAATACACGCATGGCTCTACATACATACACTCTATACGAAAATAATATTTCagtatattatacaaaaacttTGTAAATAGATTTTCTGACAATCAGATACGCCGGAAAATCAcgattcatacaaaaatatcgtTCTTTATAGCTATAACCGTTAGCGGCAGGTGGGATGCGATTTTTGGACTCAATGTGCCAATCGATCGACGACAGTGGAATGTTTGCAGCACAcagtttgtataaaaatataaaaatcgatATTGCAATTTCATTtatactttaattaattaatctaagtCTTTATTTACTTTTGTAAAAATACCTTTACGCATAAGTTTATGTAACAAATCGACACGACTCTCCACACGGCACGTTCGACGCGCGTGTCATCGGTCAGCGTGCTCAGTACTCAGTCTCACGAAACGGGAAGGACGCCCCGCGCCAGCGCCGGCTTCGATCACTTCAGTGTTTCGATAAATTCAATGGCAAATCTGGAACGATACAAAGCAGTTGTAATAAAAGTACAATAAATATTGCATATAGCTATAAAACCagaattgtatttatttttatagttatgATCCCTGAAACATCTCTATTTTAAGCCAAATTTTGAGGCAACTTCCTATGTAAATAAACCACGTAAGAAACTATAAAATTTTACtagataataatttcaaatgtctttaatatgttaaaaaaatttaattaactagctgatccgacgaacttcgtaccgcctaattttttaaatttctctctccgtaagaaccatcctcgtacttcaaggaatattatttaaaaaaaaccggccaagtgcgaatcacactcgcacagagggttccgtagtacaatcgtattttatcgacattttgcacgataaatcaaaaactacttactagatctcgtttaaaccaattttcggagcaagtttgtatggtaatgtacatcatatatttttttagttttatcattttcttaaatttagaagttacaggggaccacacacacacatattttaccactttggaagtgtctctcgcgcaaactaatcagtttagaaaaaaatgatattagaaacctcaatatcattcttgaagacctatccatagataccccaccccacccacacatatgggtttgatgaaaaaaatattttgagtttcagttctaagtatggggaaccccaaaatttattgtttttttttctatttttgtgtaaaaatcttaatgcggttcacagaatacatctacttaccaagtttcaacagtatagctcttatagtttcggaaaaaagtggctgtgacatacggacggacagacagacatgacgaatctataagggttccgttttcggctacggaaccctaaaaagaattagcggaatcggttcagctgttctggagatttgcaatcagcaacacatttaacgattcatttttatataggtatagagaTTTGCAAAAATTAATACCATATGTTGATTCGCGTTGTTCACACATCACGCATCTCTTGAGTTGGTTTATATTCCGCCCGTAGACGTTGACTTGGAGCGCCCATGCACAGGACTTTCAATACTTTGTCAGACTTGTGCTAGTGTATAACATGATAGTGTTGAATGTACCTGAAGTGGGTTCGTCCTTGGGTATGTGGTCGGTGAGCAGCGGGTGCGGCGGGTGCGGCAGCGGCGCCCAGGGCCCGGGCGGCGCGCCGGGCGCCAGCGCGTAGTGCATCCacagcggcggcgcggcgcggtacACGTGCGGCACGTAGCCGTAGCCGTACACGTActgcgcgccgcccgccgcccacTCGTCGCGCCGCGCGTAggccggcgcgggcgcgggccaGGCGCGCGCGCCGTACGGCGACGCGGGCGACGCGTACGCGCGGAACGCGGGCGCGGCGCCGGGCTGCGGCGGCGTGGGCGAgtcgcgcgccgcgccgcgccccgGCGAGCCCAGCGCCAGCGCCGAGTAGCGGTAGCGGTAGCCGTCGGGGCTGGGGCTGAGGTCGGGCGACGCGAGGCTGGCCGGCGACTCCGTCTTGAGCGAGGGCGGCTGAGAGTGCGGCGAGCGCTTGGGCTCGGGCGAGCGGCGCGCGTCGTCGGGCATGCTGAGCAGCGAGTGGATGCTGTAGCTGCTCACGTGCTTGGCGGGCGCGTCCCTGCGAGGCGCGGCGCCGTTGGGCGCGCGCGCCGAGTGGCTGGGCCCGGGCGACGGCGGGTAGGAGGCCGTGCTGAGCGCGGGCACGGTCTTGGCGCGCCGCTTGCTGGCCTGGTCCTCGAGGCTGACGCGCTCCATCTCGCGCAGGATGCGCTTGCGCGGCGACACCATGGCGTGCTCCTGGCGGCAGCTGGCGAGCTTCGCGTTCACGAGCACGGGCAGCGTCGCGATCTTCTCGCGCAGCCTGTCTATCGTCCGGTTCAATTCTTTCCGCCCGACCGGCGGTTTCGTTTTCTTGTACACCCTTAACTTATGATACTGATATGGTTTCTTGAGTTTCATATGATAATATTTCTCGCGATCGTAGTCCATCCACCGCTCGTCGTCGGCGGTCGGCGGCGCGTCAACGACGTCCTCGCCGGGCGCGGCGTCGCCGTTGCGGCGCTCGCACAAGCCGTTGGGCTTGCGAAAGGCGCCGTTGAGCAGGCCGGGCAGCGGGTGCGGCGCAGAGTCGAAGGGGCGCCGCCGCTTGCGCCGCGTGGCCTGGCGGATGTGCGCAGCGGTGAGCGCGCTGGGGCGGCAGTAGTAAAGCTGCAGCTGCGCGGCGATgttgcggcgcggcgcgggctGCTTCCACGCGTGGTCGCGGTGCGAGGCGCTGGGCGACGAGTGCAGCGACGAGTTGTCGTCGGACAGCGACAGCGAGGCGCAGGGCGGCGCGGCGTGCGGCGGCGTAGgaggcgcggcggcgggcggccaGAACGTCTTGCGCGGCACTGACACCCAGCCCGCGCGCTCGCCCTCGCGCGCGCTGCCTCGCACCAACTCCAATATGAACTTTCCATCtggaaaatatttaaatctccttgttataaaattttaacacACTTAAACTTACtttgtaatttcaattttcttaaGATTAATAAATTGTCGTCCATATGATAATAACTAACATTATTATCCAACACCTTATTTATTTACTCAAGAATCACTGTACACACTTATATCAATAGTAgctaatgtccgcgacttcatcctcgtATGTTTCGGCTTTTTAAACATCCCGCGGAACTTTGACTTTTATAGGagaaaagtagcctgtgtaaTGGCATAGGACACTTTTTTCTACCGGGGAACGTCCCGGGATGCGATGattctgtaggtaccaaatttcgtcgttcggttgaacggatgggccatgaaaagctagcagacagacacatagacacactgtcgcatttataatatacaataatTTGTATTGCTAGCAgttgcacgcgacttcgtccgcgaaaaTTTGttttctcatcatcatcatcatcatcatcatcatcatcatcatcatcaaccgatagacgtccacagctggacataggtctcttgtagggactgccgcatgccacggtcttgcgccgcctgaatccagcggctccctgcaactcgtctgatgtcgtccgcccACCTAGTGAAGGGACTTCCTCTGCACCttgtggcaatggacagggcacgtagttttgtaaaaccgataggcgttggggtcccaaggtgctgg
This genomic stretch from Maniola hyperantus chromosome 18, iAphHyp1.2, whole genome shotgun sequence harbors:
- the H gene encoding protein hairless — translated: MHIQEGTHTTLTTCTKMTEEVDRRHGVNGNSSGKGADDEPPGQSSAQAATGGRLKFFKDGKFILELVRGSAREGERAGWVSVPRKTFWPPAAAPPTPPHAAPPCASLSLSDDNSSLHSSPSASHRDHAWKQPAPRRNIAAQLQLYYCRPSALTAAHIRQATRRKRRRPFDSAPHPLPGLLNGAFRKPNGLCERRNGDAAPGEDVVDAPPTADDERWMDYDREKYYHMKLKKPYQYHKLRVYKKTKPPVGRKELNRTIDRLREKIATLPVLVNAKLASCRQEHAMVSPRKRILREMERVSLEDQASKRRAKTVPALSTASYPPSPGPSHSARAPNGAAPRRDAPAKHVSSYSIHSLLSMPDDARRSPEPKRSPHSQPPSLKTESPASLASPDLSPSPDGYRYRYSALALGSPGRGAARDSPTPPQPGAAPAFRAYASPASPYGARAWPAPAPAYARRDEWAAGGAQYVYGYGYVPHVYRAAPPLWMHYALAPGAPPGPWAPLPHPPHPLLTDHIPKDEPTSDLPLNLSKH